The stretch of DNA CCGCCTCGGGAATCCGCAACGTTTCGGCGTTGGGGAAGAAGTTCAAAAACTCCTCTAAGAAGTCCGGCGTAAAACACCAATCCTGCTCTCCCCAGGGAAACAGCACCGGGTATTCACGAAACTGCTGTAAACCCTCTTCGATCTGCTTCAACGTGCCGTAGCTGGGATGCTGCTTTTTAAGCGGAATATCCTCCACAAACCGCAACGTGGCGATGCGGTCCGCCCAATTGCCATAGGGGGCCAGATATCCGGTGCGGACTGCACGCGTCATCCGCTCGTGCTTCTCCACAGCCATCGAAATGGCCGCGCGGGCAAACGCATTCATGCCGCGAATGGCGAGCGTGCCGAATATCGGAATACGGCAGATGGCAATCCGCAGCGGAATCGATGTCGAACGAAACGCCGCTGTGTTCATTAGCACAAACCGCGAAAACCGTTCAGGCAATCGAGTGGCGGCGCCCATGCCGATTGCGCCGCCCCAGTCATGAGCAATCAGCGTGGTGTTGTTCAAATCGAGCGTGTTGATCAATCTTGTCAGATTGGTCACATGCTGGTCGAGCGTATAAGGATAGTCCTGCGGCTTATCGGAAAACCCGCAGCCAATATGATCGACCGCCACACAGCGATAATCCGCCGAAAGGTCCTTAATCAAATTCCGCCAAGCAAAGCTCCACGTTGGATTGCCGTGCACGAACAACAACGTCTCGCCCGCGCCTTCATCGAGATAATGATAGCGCGCGCCGTCGAGGTCGAGATAATTCGACGCAAATGGATATTCCGATTCAAAGCCAGCACGTGAATTCATAACGGTATCAATAATTCTACAAAATCCGCTCGGCAAACAACTGCGCAGAGAGTCTATCAACTTCCAGGGGCTACGTCGCGTAAGACGTCTCTCAACGCTGTGGTGAATTCCTCAATCACCCGCTGGTCGTGCGCCCACGACAACGTGATCCGCAAACGAGACGTCCCAGGCGGAACACTGGGCGGGCGAATGGCTCCCACGAGAAACCCCCGCTCCTCTAACGCAGCGGCAGTCCGCACCGCCAACTGTGGGTCGTCTAGCAGGATCGGAAAGATAGGCGCGACCGCCGCCTCAATGGTCGCAAATCCCTCCGCGATCAGAGCGGCGCGGAAATCTCCACATCGCTGGAGTAACTCCGTGCGTCGCTGCGGTTCTGTTCGGATTATCTCAACAGCCGCACCAGCCGCCGCACAAACCGGCGGGGGCAAGGCTGTGGAGAAAATCTGAGGCCGCGCGCGATTCCATAGCCAGTCAATCAGCGATTGCGAGCCACTGACAAATCCTCCGCTTGCTCCCAACGCTTTGCTCAACGTTCCCACGCGAAAATGCACGCGGTCTTCGACGCCCGCGAATTCTGCAAAACCTTTTCCCTGTGCCCCGAACACGCCCGTCGCATGCGCTTCATCAATCATCAACATCGCATCGTGCGCTTCGGCCAATTCGCACAAGTCTGCCAGCGGCGCCGCATCGCCGTCCATGCTGAAAATGCTATCCGTGACAATCAATCGTCGGCGCACCGACGATGCTGCGGACAATGCCTCGCTGAGGGCACTGA from Symmachiella dynata encodes:
- the bioF gene encoding 8-amino-7-oxononanoate synthase, which translates into the protein MSNALPWINEELEEIERRGLRRRRRMVEPLPGGRCRIDGREMWNFAGNDYLNLSQDPRVIAAAQQAAAEAGTGATASALICGRTQWHARLEEQLAEFEGTESALLFPTGFAANMGVIVAVVGREDAVFSDRLNHASLVDGCRLSKAALTIYDRKNLSALSEALSAASSVRRRLIVTDSIFSMDGDAAPLADLCELAEAHDAMLMIDEAHATGVFGAQGKGFAEFAGVEDRVHFRVGTLSKALGASGGFVSGSQSLIDWLWNRARPQIFSTALPPPVCAAAGAAVEIIRTEPQRRTELLQRCGDFRAALIAEGFATIEAAVAPIFPILLDDPQLAVRTAAALEERGFLVGAIRPPSVPPGTSRLRITLSWAHDQRVIEEFTTALRDVLRDVAPGS
- a CDS encoding alpha/beta fold hydrolase, which encodes MNSRAGFESEYPFASNYLDLDGARYHYLDEGAGETLLFVHGNPTWSFAWRNLIKDLSADYRCVAVDHIGCGFSDKPQDYPYTLDQHVTNLTRLINTLDLNNTTLIAHDWGGAIGMGAATRLPERFSRFVLMNTAAFRSTSIPLRIAICRIPIFGTLAIRGMNAFARAAISMAVEKHERMTRAVRTGYLAPYGNWADRIATLRFVEDIPLKKQHPSYGTLKQIEEGLQQFREYPVLFPWGEQDWCFTPDFLEEFLNFFPNAETLRIPEAGHYVFEDAHEKLIPRIREFLAAHPLKAVGV